The nucleotide sequence TGGCTTTAAGGTTCCTCATAAATTTCCATGCTCGGAAAACTGATGAATCTAACTTATTTTCAATTCAGCTTTATCTAAATTTATACGTTTCTCCGTTCCAGCACTTTTGTTGCTTCAATTCATCGACTAATTGCTTGAGTTCGCTTCAATTAGACTGGCCGTTCTTCTAACAATTCGGCCGGTTGCACATAAAATGTCTGTCGACGGCTTTCTCCCTTTTGGCCTCCCGTCTATCCTTTTTTCTCGTCCTTTTCTCTTCTCCTCTCGACCTCTGTCTCTTCTCATTAACTCAACGGTGCGGACAGCCCTTTCAAATTTGGTCAGAAGCGTGGCCAGAACCGCAGTGCCACTCTAAGCTTCATTTTTACACGGTgcaaaatattgcaaaaaaaaacttaaaagtaGTTGATCAAGCtctttaaatgtatatttaaatatgataTTAAGTGCATATTAAGTaaatagttaataaaaaaggactataaattaattattggacagtaaaaaatgtgttaaattgtatattcatatatgtacTTGTTTTTCTCCATGTGTAGATTCAACTACCGGGCCAAAAGCCAGGGGCCACGTCCGGAATGCGGAATGTTCTGGCCATTGCCGTTGCCAATTTCCGGAAAATGGCAATGGGCATCACGAGCAGCAGAAGCGCCGGCCGTTGGGcgtaaattaaaattaaattcaaatggaaAAGTGTCGTCGACGCGACCTGGACTCTGATCCGCAGTCGGAGGAAGGGACAACCGGCGACGGTGTTGGAGCTAGAGGCATTGGCCATTGGCACGTCTGTCGGTTTATGCAACATTTTAGCAATTATATTCGCGTCGGGCGACATTACAACGGCAATTACACGCAGGAGCCACAGAACATGCCCGTGGGCGGATGGATGGTCACGGAGTTTGTGGGGGGTGTGCCACTCCGTCCGGCACTCTGGCATTCCGGCATTCCGGCTTACTGGCATTTTGGCATTCCGCCGTTCCTGTCATCGTCACGTGGAGCGGCAACGTGATCAAGTGACGCACGGCTCTGACGGACGACAGTCGCCGCCGCAGAGGGTCCTGTCATTGGCAGACTGGCTAAATGTCTGACTGCCTGAATGGCTGGCTGAATGGGCCACCGGCCGGTTGACTGACTCGGATGACAGGACATGGAGTGCAggacaaaaatatttcagctTAATAACTGAAGTGACGACACTGAGCAGTTCCTTTCGCACAGGGAACAGTTTACATCTGTTAAAAACAAGTTAAAATCCCTTGAATGTGTATTAAGTTTATGTCGCACGTTTTTGTACTCCATTATGTTTCCAAGGACAGataattataaatgtattGAAAAGGAAGACATTTAGCATTCATATTAAAAAACTCGCCATATGAATTATGAAATTCTACTATAATCATGTACTATTAATTATATAGAAGGGCTTATTTTACGTAAGTATATGAAAGTTAAGCCAAATACAGGCATTAACATAAAAAACAcgaattttcaaaaactttttaatatcGTAGAGTATACCAAACAAGGatgttcaaaaatattaatttcgcTCGTGTGGGTGGTTTTTCTGTGGGGTTTGggtaaatgaaataaaataaatgaatggaAGCAATAACCGACCGACATTACATAAAAATCTACTTGGCCAGGACACataatttgtgtgtgtgcgacgTGGGCCTATTTAGGTTGGTTGgttgtgcgtgtgtgcttgTTTGTGTGCGGAATATGGCCGACACTTCCGTTCGACATGTTGCACATGTTGCTCCCGTTTCCGCTCCGCCCAACTCAACACAGTTCGGCACAACTCACCTCGTCTAACCCGCCGTCAACGCCCACtctacactgagaaaaataatacatcaattgttttttctttaataattatattgggtaaaacttaaaaaaatacatttctttATATTAACTAGGATTGTGATTGTAaagttgtaatatttttgtatttttcattaaattttagctatattttgtgtaagtttaatttaaattttttaagaGCTTTTTCAGCAAAATGAATCGTAGCCTAACTtagattttttaaaataattttatgaaGATGTTCTCTATGTTTCCCTTTTTTCTTCAAGTGCAACtcatataaaatacaatattactGAGTCGCcatatattgttgttgtcgctcGGGATGTTCCTgtagttgttattgttggtcACGCATGGTGTTCCTGTCGCTTGCTGTTTTTATTGCCCGGCCTTCCTGCCGTTCGCTTGTTTCATAATTAATATCCTTTCACACATTATTATAACGGAAATGAGTGgggatatttttattttatttttgcacacacacacacgcacacatgtgCGCCCGTGTAAGTGTGTATGTATGTCCTGCGGTCGGGCAGCAGGAGCTTGTTAAGCATTTTATGCGtttggtttttcataaatttcattccGACACAACCCAAACAAGAAGTGTGTAATTAAAAGCTCATGAAAAGTGATTAAAAAGTGAGTTGCGGCTTCGCTCGGTGTCatatattaaatgttttcGCCTCCTCCCATAAAGTTGTCAAAAACACAAgcataaaaaaggaaaataaaatattacaatttttcaACCAGCTGATGCTGAGGTCAGCACAGACCAGCTTGACTTTATGgttgaaaaacgaaaaaaatgcAGAGTGATGAGTTTGATCGATAAAATCCtaaaatgtgtttttgaacttttatGTAAACCAGATCTTCTCTATTACACGGCctaatttacattttgctcTCTGAAGTAATCTTGAAAAGTCAATGCCATCTTGTTAAGCCATTTATGGCGTTTTCTCATGGATATCAAACTGGTTTTTCCCCAATTTCCGTCAATCAAGAAAACAAGCAAAGCGTTTTAACGCGAATTGGGCTCTAACAAATGACTAGCAATCAACTAACTGGTTTGAATCGAATTTGGATTTACAAGGGCGGCTGATTCTCATTAAAAAAAGAATGGCTAAATGTTacattgtaaaaaaaaagactaaGCAACTAACAGTACTGGTCTTTGTTACAGACATAGAAATGTCTTGAAGTATGAAGGCTTTTCTTTCAGTGAGAATATatatgcaatatatatatatatatgttgaAAATGTCCAGCAAAGTTGACCAGCTGAAGTGATTGATTCTTTTCCTGCCACTTACCGCAACCGCAACATTTCCCAGAGTTTCCTAGAATTCTCTAGGCTGACTCATATTCTTGGACCTGTGACGCATTTCGTTGGGTGAGAATGGCTCTTTGGGGGACAGGCATTTAAGGATTAGCATTTAAGAACATATTTATGGTATgcataaagatatttaaagtGTCCTGCTGCTGGCAGGCTTTTCGGCCGATAACCGGCTTACACGCATGTCCCCGCCAAGGATGACGCATGACTTAATGCCACGGATTTCTGGTGGGGCAGGATGGTGTTTTCGGACTCCGTACGCCGGGACCACGGACTACGGCCAACGGAGTGCCGGATACGGGAACTATCGCACATGCAGGCAGAGTAACAGGCACACGAAACGGAACGGAACGCATGAGTGGCATTCCCGCGTCATTTCCATACGCGACCACTTCGCCCGATTCGCGTGTTGCGTGCAATTTGCGTGTAATTCTTGAAAATTCTAGAGGAGGTGGTTAAGCAAAATGTATGGCATGGGGCGTTTTCAACTGCAGCAGTGTCCTTTCgcggtgcgtgtgtgtgtgtcatcGCTACGCGCGGCACATAAATCATAAGCAACAACGCAAACTGCGTCGCTGCAAACAAACAGAGGCAGGggaaaagctaaaaaaaaaggagttgCTGAAATACACAGGAACTACTCGGCTATCTAATACCCATCTCACGTTCTATAAACATATGAAAAAAAGTTATGATGGTAGATTATGCATTACCTAGTTCAAAACATTCAATtaagttttatatatttacaaatatataccTTAAAGAGCAGCAAGTCAAAGAGTTATTCGCGATTTTGTTTAGTAAGGTAAATGTACCGAGTATATCCTTTTTACCACACGAACAATGGGTATGAAAAAAGGACGCCAAAGTGAATTGCGTAATTTATGCTGCGCAGGACGCGCAAGGAAGTGGCAGAGTGAAGGGGCGGGGCGAGAAGGCCGGAAGGAAGGAAGTGAACACGGACGCACTGTGCCAGGGATGACTGTACCACCGGCAGAGCATGCAGTTTTCCACCCAAATGGAACTCCCTTCGGGGAAAATGGCTATTCGAAGTTTCAGCTGCGACGCAATAAGGAAAACTGCGATTGTCTTTAACTCCAAAAGCAACCCTCCTACCGAACAGAATCCCATCGCTTTGTACTTTCCCCCGGTAATCCAGCTTTGAATTCAATCAAAGGAGGGTGAAAACTGAAGGAAACTGCGCAGTGCGTCGAGGAAACTCCATCTCGAAGCCCAAAGCGGAAAGTTGCCGTGGAAATCCTGAGAAGTTACATATGTTGTGGCTGAGTTCAAGAGATGATCTTTATCGTAAATCCTTTAAAACAACAACCAGTCCTTTAGCAACCTTCGGGCCAACTGGGAGGACGActtatagaaatatatttgatGAGATAAGATGCTTGCAATTACAACAAGGTTTTTCCTTTATAACcacaatttattaataaaattcaTATAATCACGCACATATAAATAGTATAAATCTAATAGTATAAATCCAAAATAGGACAAATTTCCATTAGAGAAATTTCAACTTAAAAAATCATTGCTATTTATCTTTagctaaaatcaaaaaaattgaGAACGTATTATTTAGAACCCAATTCAATTCAtgaaagaatatataaataaagttcAAAATATACGAACGTTGATGGCAAAGCTTTTTCCTTTGAAAGTTAAAAGCACCTTAAATAAGTGCCTTGGCCATGTACTTTGTTACCCACACATTTTTCATTACTTATTCTCTCCCagtccaatccaatccaatccaatccgatccgatccaatAGAGCCCGCCCCTTTGGTTGCgttttattttcacattttgctGGGGTCGCTCTGACACACACAATAGTGACAGGTCGGTCAGTGGAAAATATGAATACCACTTGAGCATGTTAACCCCGAAAGGCGTTTATAAAACTGTCCAAGGCTATTAATATCAAAATTCCGCACACAGAGCAACCGCCTCGGGGCGGCAACTGCGCAGTGTTTTGGTATCGGTCGGAACGGAGTcaggccaaataaaaaaaaaaaaaggaaaattgaGCAGGACACTGACACGGACACCCAACTAGCGAAGTCCTGGTCAGCCTATCAAGCGCAACGGACGGACATACGGACAAGCGAACGAACGGACAGATGGATAGACGGACGGACAGGCCGAGAGAGAGTGGCATGTTTGGCGTCCATGAGGCGGAAATGAAAGCGCCTGGCAACAGGGTGtatggtgggggggggggagggggtccTCGGTCAGTGGACGGAGGATTATCAACAGGCaagcacactcacacactcgccCAGATACCTAATAAAAACGAGAAAGAATACAGGATGCGGTATTTCGGCTAAAGGATACTCATTTCTCATCGGACTCAaagttataaaattaaaatcatacAACGATGCATTCCAACGTTTCTAACTAGTTGTGCATTTACAAATGCAGGATGGTTATGAGACCATTTTTTAAGAACTTCCATAGCAATTATATATATCCTCTTTGTTTGTAAGTACTGGGTATGAGCATATCCTTGGTCAACTCGGCCACCGGCTGAGGGCAACTCCGTGTTGTCGGGCGGAAGGCTTTTGTTGGATAAAGCTAAATGCCGGGCCCCTGCCGCCATGTGTCCATTGTTATTTATGATTAAAAGCGCAAGGACTTGCCGATGGGCGACCACCATTGCGCCCACACATATATTTACATGCGATCCACCTCCTTTCCGAAGCCCGTTTTTGTATGCTAAACATAACGCTGCATGTGTCCATACATGTCCATCACTTAATCACGCCACCAAccttgttggttttttttttgtgccagACTCCCTTCTCGGATCGCGAAGGATAGACTGGAAActttgagaaaaaaaatataaggtTGTTCATTCTTGATTACTCTATAactttgattttgttttcatgAGAAGCATTCTTCCAGATGGAAGCATTTTAAGGATATAAGTCCTTTAGTTTAGATGCATGCTTACATACTCATCATAAATTGGCTACATcaatgtaatttttaatggCCTTTCAAGCAAAAAGTATTCAATGTTCCGAATCGTGTCCGAATTTAAATATGTAGTGCATGTCAGTTTACGCTTTGTTAGTGAATCCTTTCTATTTGAATGTTACCACCTCTgcacgtttttttttagaaaatctTTGGGATCTCAACATAAGCCCGCCTGTCAGCCGAAGCTGAGTCCTTTTCTCGCCCGCTCACTGAATAATATGCAAATGggttaatttttatttagtttcgTTGGGCATTCCTTTTGCATTTCAACCGACTCGGTTGGATGATTCACTTTATACATGTgtataggtatatatatatatgtatatgtatatgtatgttagGGTCCGCATCAACAGAATTTATGATGCAATCGCCTTACGCATTCCGGTTCTGGTCTTTGGGGCTCGGGAAACAGGACTTGGCAGGTATCCTGCCGCGTATCCTTGGCTTCAAGATTTCCCATTATTATGATCTCCTGCTTCGGCTGCTTTGGTCCTTGTGAGTGTTTTTTATGATGCCTGGAATTCCGAATGAAGAGGGTGTATATAAGGCTGGTGGCATCTTTGGCTTGACACGACTGTATATATTATACAACCAATTCTGAATTTAGTTTGCTTAGATCCAAAGAAGTAGTGGCTTTTGTACTTATTGCTCATCATTCTTTTGCCATAGGAACAGTGATTACCAGGTATCTACCAGTCGTGTTCTTCGATTAGAGGGTTCTTCCTTGTTTGGTTTTACTTtatttgcagcagcagcaggagcagttgCCAGGCGGCATCTGGGTTGTCCTGCATGTCCTTCCGCCATTAAGGGTGGTTGTTCCGCCACAGGCGGTTAGTTAGGCTTTGTTCCCTGCCCGCCGCCGAATGGACAAAGCATTTTATTTGagctttttattttgctcaaTTCCCTTTTTTATGCGCAGCATTGCCAACTCCTTTTTCCAGtgtctttgtgtgtgtgtgtgcgagtgtgcgagtgtggcCTTTGTCCTTTGTTTGCGAAATGTGTGTCAGTGCGTCAGTCGGTTGCCAGGCacttggttcgactatttccgGTTTCAATATGCGCACTGCCTTTGCTTTGcctttgccattgccattgtccTTGCCGAGTGGTAATGGTACAGTAGGTACAAGTCCTTTGGCCCGCTTCCTCCTCGaattccagttccagttccataTCCAGTTTTATTATCCCTTTCATTGGCACAAATTAGAAGTGCCCCTTTGCCGCTGGCTACATGTTATTAACTTTTGCTATGCCTTGTCGACTTGTCGACAAAAAGGTGTCAGCGTTGTGGGGTCCTGATTTACGAccacaatatatatacatcgCACTTTGCTGGCATAAATGAATACGTTGGGCCAGGATCGATCCTCCTCACATCCCTGCCACCACCCATCAAATTGACAGCTGGTGAATGAGTCCTTGCGATGACTTCAATCCAGAAAATACGAAATTCAGATGTGTAATGAGCTGGAAAACTACTTTGTGCGCTGTGCTGAGGCACCATATGAATAAAAGGTAATATTTTCAGAATaacaaaaagctgaaaaacaaaagacacgGGTTAACTTTCCGGTGGAGCGAGatcttattattttgtttttctcgaAAGCATCGAAACCAGTTGGGGAACTTGAGATGTTCCAGTAACTTGACAAGAAGATCGGTTAGGATAATTATTTGCCTGGAAGGCAGAGTGTTTCGAATGTATCTTTGTTACGAAGGTTGATAAATTAAGATTTCAAAATCATCTTCTGCTTAAGTGTTACACTTCCATGTGTTAGTATAAGAAATGTAGAAATGCTTTCTTTCTTAAATTAAGAACTATAACTTAATTAATTCTAAAGCTCCTATCCTCCTTTCACAAGATCTGTTGATGCATATGATTACCGCGAGAAATTCATATTGCTCCAAATTGGATAGAAAAGATTTATTAAGATCCGATTATACCGTTGATAATTCTAGCTTTCTTTAAGTCAATTCATGCTGATCGAATGTGAAAAGAAtgagcaaaatcaaaatcgaaaatcAGTCAACTAGACAAGATCACTTAATCAGCTGGGTTGCAATGAGATTGGAAATTGTGCAGAGCGATGCATTAGATGGGGCTCGAAATTGGAGCACATCGATCGATCCAACGATCGATCCAACGATTCGTGGATCCAATCTTTGTGCCAAAGCGATTTCATGCACGACAGCCTGCGATCGCAGAGCGATGAAAAGAAATCATTGAGCTGAGGATCCCGATCTCTGGTTTGGGGATCGCAGTTGATTGCTTCGCCTGCTCCACTGTCCACGTATCCCTCTGCGATTCCCCTTCGATTCTGCAGTTGGTGGTGGGGCAATTGCCGGCATGCCATCaattaaagtaatttaaaGGAATCAGTAACgaaggcagcagcagcaacaacagcagcagcagcaacaacagcagcagcagccacaaccgaagcagcagcaacattgtAGATAATGCGCGAACCGGCTAAAGAACCAATGCCCGTAACTAGATCCATAAGCTGAAAATCAATCAGGCGGAAAGTCAGACGGTCCGaggaaacaacaacaaagacgAAACAAAACACAGAGCGGTACGATGGGGCATAAAAAGAAGCCTATTAGAAGACAAGCGGCAGCCCAAGGCGAAAACAACAACTGGCGGCAGTCAACAATCGAGAATAACAGCAACGAAACTTAAAATTGGATGAActagaaagaaaaaaacagtAGCCACGAAATCGATTGAAGAGCTAAAGACTTGGCCATTGGAGCGCTCCAGCTTGAGCTCGAGTCTGGGCTCCATTTCGATGACGGGTGACGAAGAtgttgttgatgatgatgatgggcgATGACGGTGCACAGTGGTTACATGTTACACTAAAAGCACTCCGAAAAATAGTAATCGTTCGACATAGAATGCATgcatttacaaaaatatatatcatattggtatttatttttaagagaTCTCAAAGATCTTTAGGCTAAGAaacttttcaataaatattccCAAAAGACAAGACCCACTGTGCATGATGACGAGGGCTTTGCTTGCAAGCCATTTACTTAACAATAGCTGCAGCGATGGtgaagaataaaaaaaaaaaaaagaagaaaacaagAGCAAAAGTCATCATTAACAAACAGTAGCCGAAAGAAAGAGTCGGGTCAGAAAAGCGGTTGGTGGAAGtggtttggttttcggttttctgtATTGGATTGGGTATTGGAGATTGGGTCTTAAGTCTTAGGTCTGGGGTCTTCAGACCAAACTACAACGAATCAATAGACAGACACGATTAGAGTGGATAAGCGTGTCTGTCGGCTATAAAAGTGTAATATCTGTAACTCATTAATGACAGCAATTTTGGGCAACTGGCGATACTCAGCGGAATAGCATAGACCACTTCGTAGATACACACTCTATGGCTCAGCTGGACCCGAAATTATTATGCTAAACTGCTAGTGTAAATCTGTGGGCAGAAAACACAAAGCC is from Drosophila melanogaster chromosome 3L and encodes:
- the CG44362 gene encoding uncharacterized protein; the encoded protein is MEKCRRRDLDSDPQSEEGTTGDGVGARGIGHWHVCRFMQHFSNYIRVGRHYNGNYTQEPQNMPVGGWMVTEFVGGVPLRPALWHSGIPAYWHFGIPPFLSSSRGAAT